A genomic window from Silene latifolia isolate original U9 population chromosome Y, ASM4854445v1, whole genome shotgun sequence includes:
- the LOC141630107 gene encoding putative mitochondrial protein AtMg00860 has translation MVDPSNIQVVAEWESPKNVNEVRSFLGLTGYYRRFVHDFSKIARPMTELMKKESKFIWTEAYEAAFQELKKRLTTAPVLTLPEEGVEFDVFCDASKSGLGCVLMHKGKVVAYASQSLATLIRIIRA, from the exons atggttgatccgtcgaaTATTCAAGTTGTGGCCGAGTGGGAGAGTCCAAAGAATGTGAATgaggttcggagtttccttggactaactgggtactatcgtcggtttgtgCATGACTTCTCTAAAATTGCAAGACCGATGACTgagttaatgaagaaggaatccaagttcatttggacaGAAGCTTATGAAGCTGCCTTTCAGGAGTTGAAgaaaaggttgactaccgctcctgtgttgactctaccagaagagggTGTTGAGTTCGATGTTTTCTGTGATGCGTCAAAGTCTGGTTTGGGTTGTGTCCTGATGCATAAGGGTAAggttgtggcttatgcttccc AGTCTCTTGCAACATTaatacggatcataagagcttga